In Papaver somniferum cultivar HN1 chromosome 9, ASM357369v1, whole genome shotgun sequence, the genomic stretch gtagtaggatagtgtctgtagcggcttaatacagtatggtgttcaatttggactaggtcccggggtttttctgcatttgcggtttcctcgttaacaaaattttggtgtctgtgttatttcttttccacattatattttgttatataattgaaataccacaggttgtgcgttaagatcaataaattagaatatccaacctttggttgttgatttacattgattgacatttgaaaattcgtctttggtaccattcaagtaattcctcttatattcaatcgggctcgcagatttctatttgctgattgcagattgaattaagagttagagatattaaactctttgatatactttattctagattgagtctgactgactatttgattctctagaaagtatattggagtaagtcctctcagattgtcaagtgaattgttgggtgtggttgttagacccccgcattttcagatacGATTTCTGTAGCGATTTCTAGATGGGTGACTTTGGAAACCTTGTGCatgagaattctggttttctgtaggaaTGAAATCCATCGTAGATGTCATCCGACTATTCACTATGTCGATGGTAAAAAAAATAGATTTTGAAAATCAGAATTCTGTTTCTTTTAGTAAAACAATGTGAATCATAATAATTCTTTTCCCGCAGAAGGAACATgttcgtggaagagaaacatCGGAAGGAACCTGTTTTAGATTCGTAGCCCTATTAGAAAATTGCAAGTTATCTAAACATTTATTAGCAGACTCTTCCTTTGGATTAATTTGCTTCACGTACTGAAATCCCATATGAGAATTAAAGATTGGCACAGAAGAAGGTTTGctcattaaaacagagttttccttttccaaggatttgcactgttcctgGTTTAGCAGAAATTGTTCAGATCTGATGAAtgtgtctcgatcaaacgtttttctctaacaatatcttcaagaacaccaatcttttcacgttgtatagTAGTTTATTGAataagtttttcaatattgtCAGAGAAGGACTCAACTATAcgtagagttcccgttctcgatcaagagacttcaCAAGTTCATAAATGAGCTTagcatgtttttcttcaagagactttatttTAGAATCTTGAAAATCAATAACCTCAGCTGATTTTTTTAAAGTTCTGATGAGTGCCATTTCAGCTTCTGACAAAGTGTCAAATGTCACATTATAGAGAATGttatcaattgaaaaagcgggggtctaacaaccacacccaatatttagtttcggaaatctgtatggactaaatccaaaatatttccaagagaatcaactagacagtcagactcaaccaagGAAAATACGTCCAAGAATTATATCTATGTtactcaatgtaatcagcaaatcaaacagatagaaatcggCGAGCCTAATTAATATGAGAAAAAACTTGAACGGACCCAAAGTCCAAGGTTCAGGTGTCAAtaaattttcaatcaacaaccaaaggttggatttaccaattgattgaacacgtacaacctgtgatatttcaattatatagaaaatataatacaaaaaagaaataacacggaaaccaatttttttgttaacgaggaaaccgcaaatgcagaaaaaccccgggacctagtccagatttgaacaccactgtattaagccactacagactctagcctactacaagttaacttcggactggaatttagttgagccctaaccaatctcacactgattaaggtacagtcgcgttccataCGCCTCTGAATCACAACagaactctgcgcacttgattcccttagcagatctcacccacaactaagagttgatacgacaaaaagtcgaagacttgataaaaaaaattgtatcacacagTAAAttgtattgaatagataaatctgtctcccacagaaatacttacgagtttttgttccgtcttttgataaattatggtgaataggaaccaattgatacaccaatcttatattcccaaagaacagcctagtaatatcaatcacctcacaataacttaactatacggtagtagaacaagttattgctgaatcacaaagaatgagacgaagagctttatgattactttttatatcttacctatcagagacaaatctcgagcaaatattagagaacatagtactcaatacgatagaataaattaagatcagaacatgcaactacagagaaaatagttgggtctcacttaagaatcccaatgaagtctttaagtcgttaacctataatggttttaggaaaaacctaggttaaaggagaatcgaatctagtcgcaactagtatcacacatgaggtgtggggattagggttcccagtttctagatttctcccttatatagtcttaaaatcagggtttgataactttggaacaaagtaatcaatattcaccattagatggaacctgatttaagattcaagctaatatctttcaaccgttagattgtcttagcttgtcatacacaaatgaaatatactttcatttagatatgggtaaccgtacctaaaagtgtatattgagttggcttaataacagttaacctaagttagccatatgaacatttttctcttaatcttgttcatcttaacacttatagatcaataggtaatcaaatgaatctaattgtgttactcatatacTTGttcattttttatattctcatagaagtatacaagatataattgaagcaaaatcggtttgatttaaaagaatcagttcatgaatattttacccacggtttgcaaagattgtatattccttaatttataaatgtatttgttcatgagtatgaaatcatacttaaccaatttaagaacttgaaccacttaagtttgagAATGAGTACaagaacttaagttccggacattggtcacaagccgacagtttgcaaatgggtacgcaaactttagctccggaccgaactcagttaagaccgtttgcgaacgggtacggaAACTTGGTTCCCTGAAtttaacagttaaatcagttaGCGAGCGGGTAttcaaacttaagtaccctgacttaaacaattgaataagtttgcgaatgggtatgcaaacttccggtcgtGAATTCcgacaaaacagttcgtacactaagtacacaaaccgtaatgtatccatacatgggttttaactcttaactctcatttcaatcattgaaacattcttagaagatgtaaatatccgtctcacacaaactattagcttaaaagcaattttcaagtaaccaaatgatcaatacgaaacattccaagcctacatcaaatgaccgtctcacacaaatcatgtaagatgttaccaagtgtttttcacatgatcatcttttgactttcatcaagaataatgatgaacgtggttaaagcaaaaagctttccaacacatatttcgataaagatATAAGCGATttagactcagctcgaaatatcaaatgtgtataatgtaaagtctatatagctatacgacttttgtctcaataggagatagaataaaaatatacttctgagtgatagatgagttcaagtctccacataaattttgttaatgaagttccacaaggtccccttagtagtttttcatcttcaatcgatgaatgccgtgaagtctaaagatcaactatacatcctatcctaatacgagacatagctataagtatactagaaatcaagacttatagttttgacaactaaacttgacaaacaagcttgagataacaacgcttgcgagttcgaccgagcagtgttctaacaacaTACCTTCTTGGATACATTTACAGTTCCAAGAAAAGTTCTTCGACATTCTAGGTTCTAGAGGGTGGCAACATTTACTGAAATATCTGTCTTGTAGCGCAACATCCCACATAGCATCAGAATTAGAGAGAAGATCCCATGGTAGTCTCTCTAGTTGAGCAAGATTGTTAGAAGCGATGTTGCGTCCTAGTCCACCATTCAGTATAGGTTTATTAATGCTTGTTCAAGCCTTTAAATATTTATTACTTTTGGTGCCTTCCTTCTTCTCAACCAGAAGTCTCTTTGGATGGAAGCAAGTTGGCTGGTTACGGCCTTGGGAATCACATACCATCCCATATGGTAAATATAAAATGATTATAGGGTTGATTTGACAGCCAATACCCTAGCTGCCTGAGAGAAAGTTCTCCTAGACCAATTTTGAAGTCGGATTTTGAATCTCACAGATTTGAAGCACTTCACTTTGGTACGAACAATGAAGAGAGGAGTTCCTAAATAGTTACCAATCATTAAAAATTTCTGAACTTTCAGGATTGTCAAGATCATTTTGCTGAATTTGTTAGGCATATGACGTTGAAAAAAAAACTAGACTTTTAAAAGTTAATCATTTGTCTGGTGACGTTACTGAAAATGTGAATAGCTTCTGGCAGATTCCTAACCTCACTAAGAGAGGCTTTGGTTAATAGTTGATGATCATCAACGAAGAGAAAGTGGCTACACTGTCTTACGTTGCCTTTACACCTCTAATTTTATTTGAAATCTAAGCTTTCTTAAGCAATCTGGACAGACCTTCCATACATATAAGAAACATATAGAGGATAAGGGATCTCCCTGTCTAAGGTCCTTAGTAGGGGTGAATTTTTTCCCCTAAACCCCATTATAAAGCAGTACTATAAACGTAGTACTAAAACATTATTCTATCATTGCTTGTAGAAGGTAGGACCAATTGGCCATATCAAAAGTTTTTCTCATACCTAATTTCAGCCCTATAGAACCACCATTCTTTCGATCTTTCTTCATTGTGTGAATTACTTCTTGGGATATAAATTTATTATCAACAATCTTTCCATTTGGCATAAGCAGACTGCATTGGAGTGATAATCTTAACTAAAACTGGCCTAAGccaatttattaggatttggaagTAATGTTACAAGCAGTGATGGGACTAAACTCACTAGGGTTATCCCGACTTGGATATTAATAATAACTGAATCTTCTCttacgaaaaataaaataatggtggGATTGTTTGCGGAATTTACAATTTCCAGGAGTTTATAAGATTTTGGAAGTAATTTTACAAACAATGATGGGACTAAACTCACTAGGGTTATGTACGACTTAGATATTAATAATAACTAAATCTTCTCTtacggaaaaataaaataatggtggATTTATTTGCAGAATTCACAATTTCCAAAAATTTATAAGCTGTTAGTATTACAAATTCCGGGATTCATGTAAATCCTTCGTATGTTTGGTAACTCAGTTAAACTTCCTAGGATTTTTAGAATTTTCTTGCTTTAGAATCTATGTAGTGTTTGGATTACCCTAAGGATCTTAAAAATGTACATaggatttagagttaaaaaaaaagtggGTCCACAAATCCCTTAATAAGTTTCCCATCAAATCTTagggggaggggtcggactccatatgaaggatttgctggaaaaatGATTCCCGCAAGAAACGTGATTCCAGGGATTGGGGCAACCAAACGTACTGAGAGAAAAGTAATTCCACTAAACTCCAGAACCCATAAATCCCGCCTttcaaattctacatccaaacccatcATAAAATATCTCACAAAAAAATAACACCGCATTTGTATACAACTCTGCTTCTGACTTATGCTTctccagaagtagaagtcagaagcaacCCAATTTTACTTCACAAAAAATTACTTTTTCGATTTCTAAAAATCGTTCTAAAATTCAACATCCAAACTGGCCGATTTTAAAAGTCGAAAAACTATTTCAGATGTACCATCCAAACAAGCTATAAACATAAATGGATTTGCGGTGAAATGgactatatattttttttttctttttctttttaagcaAAATGGACTATatacatgcacggatgagactaaACAACTTTATTTGTAGGGACTTTACACACATCCATCCAACAATAATATACGATGGGATGTGTAGTAGGGAGCTGTTTTGTCCTTACTCCTCACACCCATAACattcaagaaaaattaggatttcgTATCAACTGGTAGTTGCATAATGAGTCAATCAACCTAACTCTCTCAAAACTTCATTCATTTAGGTTGACTACTGTTTCAACCAAACAATGATATCTTTGAATGTCACAAATTTTTCTATTTTGGTTTTGTGGTaggaatcaaatcaaatcaaatcaaatcaaatttatctataaactaaaaaaaataatgaaatgaaTGATGTCATTACTGAGAGATCTTTGTCTTTAATGCAAAACAACCATCTACTAAATAAAGTCTTTGAAAAATAATTAAGGACTATCACCAAACTAAACGGACCTCTTTGAGAAAAAAGACATCAAGATGCATACGAAAAGCCTCTGCCGAACTCATTTAATCTTTTTTTAACACTTTGATTAGCTAATCTAAAACCTTTTCTAATCTTCATGtacttttatttttggtttgttttgaatCTTTTTGCCGGTTGGATCCACCTTTTGACCAAAGAGGTATGTTACACATTGTGCGCATCCGAGTATATATACTCCGACCCGATCCAATTGGGGAAGTATTTTGATCTAGCAGATCATAAAGTATTTAGCAGCATCTCTGCCGTCTATTTAGTTAGATATGACATCAGCTAACACAAAGGTAACCACGGTTATCTTCTCCATTCAAGGTAACCAAACGATATATATTTCGTGATACAATAACGAACATGTAACTGGAAGTGATAATGTTCCATAAGAAATTACAGTAGATTTGAAGATCATGCGACAAAAAATAGTGAAAACATTCCGATAACCATGGTTAAATTCTCGGGTTCAATGATGTCATATCTAACTAAATAGACGGTAGAGATGCTGCTAGATACTTTATGATCTAGCACTGCTAGATCAAAATATTTTCCATCGAATTGGTGTTTAACCCAAATAAAATATCTAATGTGTAACTATTCAAGCCAGTATAATTGAGTGATGATATCGATGATCTGAGTTTGAAAATCATCCGCTTAAGAAAAATTACTCTCTTGAGttttgagaaaaagaaaaaaattgggttatacgggttttgagattgggtacaaaatcatacccaatctcaaatccgGTATGATCCAAATTTTTATCAACAGTCGGCATGGTTTCTTTTTGCCGACCAAGTCGGCATCTTCCTAGGTTAAATATTGTACCGACTTTTCATCTCTATTTgcatttacagggtcggcacggtattcatccttataccttgccgaatatagtttagtcggcaggttatgaaattaataccttgccgactaatcatgcatttgtaacacctttctctgtatgtcaaaaatcctatagtcgacaaggtattttttgtcgaccttgccgactataaggtAGCTCGCAaggtaaaaaatcaataagatgccgattagtgaaacatttacaacagtctcctgtgtgtcaaaaataataaagtcggcatcttcttcattcaccgaCCTTGCCTACCGGATATGGTCGGCATGTTATTCATCCGTAGACCCTGCTGGccagatatagtcggcatgtccttcatccgtagaccttgccgGCCGACTTTTCACAAAATTCAGAACTGGTGTTGATTGAACTCATGGGATAcaagttttaatctactcaattaatccatCTAAACTCAACTAATTAAGCTAATCAAATTTTTTAACAAGGATATATCAGTCATTtaaaaaatacatggttaaggggtGGCGTCTTTTACTTCCAAATGACATAACTTTTGTCTCATTAAATATATTAATCTGGAACCACCCCAGTCAAACCAGGTTTTGCAAACACACCAATGATACTATTATTACTCTAGCAAGGCAGCAAGGGCTTAAAAATGTGATTGATTGACTTGATGATGTCACATTCAAATGCCAGCCAGGTAAGTGTGGATGAGTTTGGGACATGCATATATTGCTACTGCAGGACCAACTGAAGTGGTCCACCCATATTAATGCTGATGGGTCCATATTTTAAGGTGCTTTGTAAAAAATtaaaatgatttttttctttccttctggGTTTTGGGTTTCCCTATAAAAACTCCTGATGCATTTGATAAGCTTCTTCTCTGTAAATCACCCACACACACTTTTCCTGCTCACGACTTACTTAACTACTACTCAGTTACTACCCACTTCCTCCAATATTCTCTCTGAACAAACAATCTTTAAAAATGAAACCCATAAATAATAAACAATACTCTCTCTGGTAGACTAAAGAACCCTGAAAAACTTCATTCTCTCTTTAAAGTTTTTgtacatttcttcatcttcttcttctttgctgatttAAATCTTCCAGCAGCCATGAATGCAAGAGCTGCTTCTGTAGAAACTGTAGAAAATGGGTCTTTTGAACAGGTAttctttttttctccttttctttttgcATGAGTACTTTTGTTCAGTTTTTGCTTCTGGATGAAATGTTTGTTGTGTATCAATTGAAAGATGTTAGATTTAGATTTGAGTATCATAGTTTCTGCATTCATGTGGTTGATTGGtcattttgtggttgattttctgAAGAATTTTTAATTGTATCAACATGAATGTgagatttgttgttgttattaGTTGAATTCAAGGATTGAGCTTAGAAATGAAAACTGTGTTGACTGAATATGTAAGGTTATGAATTGGTTGGCATTGAATTTTCTTGTGTGCATTTGGAAGAGCtcattttattcaatttttttttgttatccatGTTAAGATTTGGTGtcttgaaccagaaattgaagaGGGTTCCAATCAAAACGGTGCTCACGCTCGCTTACCAGAGTCTCGGAGTGGTTTATGGTGATCTCAGTACATCTCCTCTCTATGTGTACAAAACCACCTTCTCTGGGAAATTGAGCCTACATGAGAATGATGAGGAGGTTTATGGAGTACTATcatttattttttggaccttaACTCTCATACCTCTTTTCAAGTACATATTCTTTGTGCTGTCGGCCGATGACAACGGTGAAGGTAAACTTTTGTCCTTTCCCTGATTGTAAATTCTGTTGAACTAAGTTAGTAACTTTTAGCTGGAACTTGGGTTGAAAATCCAATGATATCTATCAAAATTGATGAAAACCGTTGCTTTACTTTGGAGATTATGAGTACGGGACCTAACAAATTagggaagaaaacaaaaaaaggcCTTGTCAACTAATTGATCATAGTGCAGGTGGTACCTTCGCGCTGTACTCCCTCCTCTGCAGACATGGGAGACTTGGGATTCTACCCAACCACCAAGAAGCAGATGAGAGATTGGCATCATATGGGATGGATGGTTCAGCTGACACATGGCAGAGCGCTATGCTGAAATCATTCTTTGCAAAGCATCCAAAGTTCCGTAATGTACTCTTGATCTTTGTACTTTTGGGGACCTGTATGGCAATTGGTGATGGTGTACTTACACCAGCAATCTCAGGTGTGTTAATTTCTATGTATTAGCATATCATCCTCTTTAGTCTTGTCTATTTCTCTTCTCTGTCAGTACTAGAGCTAAACAGACCTGTTCATGTGGAAACTGAGGTttgccaaaaaaaaatatataggtgCTTCAAACGCAATTGAGCAAATTGAAATTCCCTTTTTGGTAGTCCCACTCTATGGTGCAGTTAGATTTTTAACGCTAATTTTATCGGTGAAGTATCACTCTAAAATGACTTGGATGGTTTCTTTTCAGTTCTTTCGGCTGTTTCAGGAATTTCAGTTAAAACGACAAAACTTCACGAGAGTAAGTTCCTTGCTTTTGAATACCACCTTCATAGTTCAACCTATTGAATCCTACCTAATTTGTTAAAACTAACTTCTTCAATTTCGTCTTTGCCAGATTACATTGTGGTGATCTCTTGTGTGATTTTAGTGGTTCTTTTCTCCCTTCAGCATCATGGAACACACAGAGTTTCTTTTATATTTGCACCCATTGTTACTGCATGGCTTCTATGTATCAGTGGTATTGGCATATATAATATTTACCGGTGGAACCCAAAAATATACCATGCACTTTCTCCAGTTTACATGTTTAAATTCCTCAGAACCACTGGAATTGAAGGCTGGGTGTCGCTAGGGGGAGTTGTTCTCTCTATTACAGGTAGCCTTTCACGCTTATATGTTTTTCATCTTGTTGTGTAATTCTTTGCAAATAACCACATCTGCGAATAGTACTAGTCTGACATCTAAAAAGCTCTCTCCCCACTCTTCAGGTTCCGAGACCATGTTTGCTGATTTAGGACATTTTTCCCCTCTATCCGTCAAGGTAAAACGAATTGTATTTCTAATCAACAAGCCAGCAAGTAAAAGAAAGCAAACTAATGTCCTATACTTTTATCCAAAATGCTAGGTTGCTTTCTCATTTCTAGTGTATCCCTGCTTGGTTCTTGCTTATATGGGGGAAGCCGCATTTCTTTCCAGAAACCATGATGATATACAGAGAAGTTTCTATAAAGCAATACCAGGTAATGATAATTAAACACTTCGTATGAGCCAGACCCTCTGCTCCGACACTGTTGTTTAAACGTTGTTCTTCATTTCATTCTTCAAAACTGCTCCCTCATGTTattttccctcttcaatcttcagAGCCAGTGTTTTGGCCAGTCTTCATAGTGGCCACGTTTGCAGCTATAGTGGGAAGTCAGGCTGTTATATCTGCTACTTTCTCCATGGTTAGCCAGTGCTGTGCACTAAATTGCTTTCCTCGGGTGAAGATTGTTCATACTTCAAGTACGATACACGGGCAGATATATATTCCAGAGATCAACTGGATTCTGATGTGCCTGTGTTTAGCGGTCACTATTGGATTAAGGGACACAAAcatgatgggtcatgcttatggTACACCCCTGAATTTGTTTCGTAAGCGTGCCATGTTACTTGTCTTTCCTCTCCGTTTTGTATTCATGAAacatttgttatttcttttgatgacTTTGTAGGCCTCGCTGTGACGACtgtgatgtttgtgactacttgcTTGATGTGTTTGGTTATAATAATCGTATGGAAGCAACGGATAACCACTGCTATCGCGTTTCTGATATTGTTCGGTTCAATTGAGCTCTTATACATCTCATCATGCATCATTAAGGTCCCAGAAGGTGGGTGGATCCCACTCTCTCTGTCTTTCGTCTGTATGGGAATAATGTATGTTTGGAACTATGGAACATTGAAGAAACACCAATTCGACATGGAGAACAAGGTTTCAATGAAAAGAATCGTGGCTTTAGGACCTAGCCTAGGCATGGTTCGAGTCCCAGGCATTGGACTTGTTTACACCGATCTGGCAACTGGGGTACCGGCCGTTTTCGGACATTTTGTGACAAATTTGCCAGCTTTCCATCAGGTGTTAGTATTTGTGTGTGTTAAATCGGTACAAGTTCCATATGTTAGTGAAAGGGAACGTTTTGTTGTAGACAGGGTAGGCACAAAAGAGCATGGCATGTTCCGGTGTATTGTCAGGTATGGGTACAAAGATTTACAACAAGAGAACTATGATTTCGAAAATAGGCTAGTATCTGTTATAATACAGTTTGTTGAGATGGAAGATGAACAATGTACGTCCGCTCCAATAGGAAAATCATGTATCAACAATGCAATCTCCAATATTGATTCCTGCGATGTTTCAAAGCTCATGTTATCTCATCAAAACCGCGAAGAGAATATGGTGCAGTCTTTATCCGATATTCAAGTGGTCAGACCCGAAGATGATCTTTCAGAGAATCGTTTCTTCAAGGAGGAATCACTGCAGATAATGAGAGCTAAGGAATCTGGAGTGGCTTATATCCTTGGGCATTCTTATGCAAAGGCAAAGAAATCATCATCATTTTTCAAGAGATTTTCCATCAATTTTGTCTTTGCTTTCCTGAGCAAGAATTGCAGGGGACCAGATGTTGTTCTAAATGTGCCTTATACATCTCTACTTGAAGTTGGCATGATCTATTACGTGTAAAAACCTTTTGCTCAATCCTACTCCACATCAAGGTCTCTGCTATACATTTTCTCGTCAGAAGAAGTGACGACTTACTATCCTCAATAATGATGGCGAGATTTCTCAGAATCATAAATGCATTTTTAAGTTTCGCCATTCACAAGGAAGCTCTAATTCATAGCATGAACAGTTGACAGTTGAATATCTTAGATAATACTACTTCCTTTGATGGTACAAAGCAACATGTAAAAATACTCTTTAGAGGATCAAAGTTTACTAGTGTTATAGTGGTGAGTAATTTAAGCTTTGAATATAGTGTATAGCTAGCCTTGTAAATAATGGGAAGAAGCACCATGAACATCAAGGGGTTCCAATCCGTTAACAGTTTATACATCGacaccttcttcttttttcattGCAAAATGATATTTCCATGTCATTTGAGATCTGTTGCCCTTCAGTAAATTTTT encodes the following:
- the LOC113310236 gene encoding potassium transporter 1-like isoform X2, which codes for MGLLNRFGVLNQKLKRVPIKTVLTLAYQSLGVVYGDLSTSPLYVYKTTFSGKLSLHENDEEVYGVLSFIFWTLTLIPLFKYIFFVLSADDNGEGGTFALYSLLCRHGRLGILPNHQEADERLASYGMDGSADTWQSAMLKSFFAKHPKFRNVLLIFVLLGTCMAIGDGVLTPAISVLSAVSGISVKTTKLHENYIVVISCVILVVLFSLQHHGTHRVSFIFAPIVTAWLLCISGIGIYNIYRWNPKIYHALSPVYMFKFLRTTGIEGWVSLGGVVLSITGSETMFADLGHFSPLSVKVAFSFLVYPCLVLAYMGEAAFLSRNHDDIQRSFYKAIPEPVFWPVFIVATFAAIVGSQAVISATFSMVSQCCALNCFPRVKIVHTSSTIHGQIYIPEINWILMCLCLAVTIGLRDTNMMGHAYGLAVTTVMFVTTCLMCLVIIIVWKQRITTAIAFLILFGSIELLYISSCIIKVPEGGWIPLSLSFVCMGIMYVWNYGTLKKHQFDMENKVSMKRIVALGPSLGMVRVPGIGLVYTDLATGVPAVFGHFVTNLPAFHQVLVFVCVKSVQVPYVSERERFVVDRVGTKEHGMFRCIVRYGYKDLQQENYDFENRLVSVIIQFVEMEDEQCTSAPIGKSCINNAISNIDSCDVSKLMLSHQNREENMVQSLSDIQVVRPEDDLSENRFFKEESLQIMRAKESGVAYILGHSYAKAKKSSSFFKRFSINFVFAFLSKNCRGPDVVLNVPYTSLLEVGMIYYV
- the LOC113310236 gene encoding potassium transporter 1-like isoform X1; translated protein: MNARAASVETVENGSFEQKLKRVPIKTVLTLAYQSLGVVYGDLSTSPLYVYKTTFSGKLSLHENDEEVYGVLSFIFWTLTLIPLFKYIFFVLSADDNGEGGTFALYSLLCRHGRLGILPNHQEADERLASYGMDGSADTWQSAMLKSFFAKHPKFRNVLLIFVLLGTCMAIGDGVLTPAISVLSAVSGISVKTTKLHENYIVVISCVILVVLFSLQHHGTHRVSFIFAPIVTAWLLCISGIGIYNIYRWNPKIYHALSPVYMFKFLRTTGIEGWVSLGGVVLSITGSETMFADLGHFSPLSVKVAFSFLVYPCLVLAYMGEAAFLSRNHDDIQRSFYKAIPEPVFWPVFIVATFAAIVGSQAVISATFSMVSQCCALNCFPRVKIVHTSSTIHGQIYIPEINWILMCLCLAVTIGLRDTNMMGHAYGLAVTTVMFVTTCLMCLVIIIVWKQRITTAIAFLILFGSIELLYISSCIIKVPEGGWIPLSLSFVCMGIMYVWNYGTLKKHQFDMENKVSMKRIVALGPSLGMVRVPGIGLVYTDLATGVPAVFGHFVTNLPAFHQVLVFVCVKSVQVPYVSERERFVVDRVGTKEHGMFRCIVRYGYKDLQQENYDFENRLVSVIIQFVEMEDEQCTSAPIGKSCINNAISNIDSCDVSKLMLSHQNREENMVQSLSDIQVVRPEDDLSENRFFKEESLQIMRAKESGVAYILGHSYAKAKKSSSFFKRFSINFVFAFLSKNCRGPDVVLNVPYTSLLEVGMIYYV